A window of Exiguobacterium sp. BMC-KP genomic DNA:
TGTATTCCGTAGAATACGTTTTTGCCTCATCGTTCAGTTTTCAAAGTTCGTCCGCGCCTGTTTTGGCGACTCAATTAGAATACCAAGTCTGAAACAAGAAGTCAACAACTTTTTTAAAATTGTTTTTTACTTGTTTGCCGTAAGCGCTCGTCCTCTTGAGGACATGAATTAATATATCACGATAGTTAGACAGACGCAACTACTTTATTAAAATAATTTATAGTTTTTTAAAACATATAAAAACCGCAGACAAGAGTGGCTGCGGTTTACTTCATCATTAATGAGACGCGTCTTCTTTTCGCTTCGCTTATATAGAAGAAATACAGCGATTCCGCTAACTTCATTTGTGCTTCTAAGTCACCGTAATCGTCGTAACTGATTTCTAGAAGATGACGTTTCATTAAATAATCTTCTTTTGCTTTTGCTAATTCTTCTAACAAACGCTGATCGTACTCATTGCGAATTTTTTTTCGAAACCAACTCATAGTTCGCGGCGTCCCTCCATTGCACGAGATAAAGTTACTTCATCCGCGTATTCAAGATCTCCCCCTACTGGAAGACCATGGGCAATCCGCGTAATCCGAATACCTGTTGGTTTTAAAAGACGCGATAGATACATCGCCGTCGCTTCCCCTTCAATATTCGGATTGGTTGCAAGAATGATTTCCGTGATCTCTTCATCCGCTTGAAGACGTGTCAAAAGACTCGAGACATTGATATCTTCTGGACCGATCCCTTCCATTGGACTGATCGCCCCATGTAAGACGTGATACAATCCTTGATAATCTCGCATCTTTTCCATCGCAATGACATCTCTTGAATCTTGAACGACGCAGACGATTGTACGATTTCGGTGCTTATCTGTACATACATAACAAGGATCTTGATCCGTGATATTCCCGCAAACACTACAATAGGCAATATCACGCTTCGCACTGACTAAAGCCTTACCGAACATCAAGACATCGTCTTCTTCCATATCCAGGACATGAAATGCTAGACGCACTGCTGTCTTCGGACCAATCCCCGGTAGTTTCGTAAAACTTTCGATCAAACGACTAATCGCTTCAGGATATTGCAAGTGGTTTCCTCCTACGAATTAAAACATTCCCGGCAGATTCATACCTTGTGTGAATTTCCCCATTTTACTTGATACGAGTTCATCGACCTTCTTCAAAGCATCATTTGTTGCAGCTAAGACGAGATCTTGAATCATTTCAACATCATCTGGATCGACGACTTCTTCTTTAATGATGACATCTACGATATTTTTATGACCATCTGCAACGACTGAGACCATTTCTCCGCCTGCTGTACCTGTTACTGTTAAATCTTTTAGCTCTTCTTGTGCTTTTGCCATATCCTTTTGCATCTTTTGCATCTGTTTCATCATATTGTTCATGTTTCCCATTCCGCGCATCTGTATTCCTCCTCGAATTTAATCTTCGAACTCTACGATATCACCAAAACGACCAAGCGTCTCGGACAATAACTGATCGCTCTCCGATTCTTGTTTTGTTTCCTTCTCTTCTATACTACTACTATTTCGCTTAGCAACAAACTCTGCTTTCAGTTCATGCCAATCCTTCGAAAGAATCGCTAAAATTTCACGTTTGACGCCGCATACTTCATACAACGCTTCTTCAATGACGAAACGAGTTCGTTCATTCGTCATGACCTGTTCAAAGTGCCATCCCTTCCCATCATCAAATTCAATCAGCAACGTATCCGCTGAACAAAGAACAGGTTTACTCTCATGGAGTAATGAATAGATTGGTCCATCCTCTTTTAGGATCCACTTCAAGATGTGATCCCACCGTTCTTGAATTTCACGCAATTGGGCTTTCTCTGCCCGTCCTAACATTTGACGAATGCGCTCTTTCGCAATCCGTACAGTTGGTCGCCCTTGTTTCCGCTTCGGTTGCGCTTGCGGCGTTGTTGCTTCTTGAGCTGGAACACCGTTCGACTTCCATTGATGCATTTGTTCTTTCATCTCACGGACTTCTTGTTGCAACGATTGAACGATTTGTCCCGTCGTTCGACCTTGTTCTGCAATCTGAATGAAGGCAATCTCAACGAGGACTCGGGGGTGATTCGTTAATCGCATCTGTTGCTGGCAGTCATGCAACTGATCAATGATCGTAAAGCATGTCTCCGCTTCAATCGATTCGACGAATTGTTTGAACTCATCCGTCGGGCGAGCACGCTCTAGTAAATCAACAGCTGTAGGAGATGCTTTTAATAACAGCGTATCTCGGTAAAAGAAGACGAGATCCTCTACGAATCGCTTCAAGTCCTTTCCCGCTCGTTGCATCGTCTCAAGCGTCTGTAACAACTGGTCGACTTGATGTTCATGCAAGGCACGGGCAATGTTTAGTAATGCTTCATCTTCTACCGCACCTGTTACTTCAAGAACAGCTGCATCGTTTAGATCACCGTTTGAAAAAGCGACTGCTTGATCGAGTAGACTCAGTGCATCACGCATGCCGCCATCCGCTGCCCGAGCAATCAACCGTAAGGCCGTATCCGAATAATCGATCGATTGGTCTTTTAAGATATATTGCATCCGCTCTACGAGTTGATCGACTTCATGTCGCTTCACATCGAAGCGTTGGCAACGTGAGATGATCGTCGCCGGAATTTTATGCGGTTCGGTCGTTGCTAAGATGAAGATCGCGTGTGCCGGTGGTTCTTCTAGTGTTTTGAGTAATGCATTAAAGGCACCTGTCGACAACATGTGCACTTCATCAATGATGTAGACTTTATAGGCTGCTTCTGAAGGGGGATATTTGACTTTATCCCGAATTTCCCGAATCTCATCTACGCCGTTATTGGAAGCCGCATCGATTTCGAAGACATCCGGACTTGATCCTTCTGTAATCGCAAGACACGTTGGGCACGTATTACACGGTTCTTTGACCGGAGCATGCTCGCAGTTGATCGCTTTAGCGATGATTTTGGCAAGACTCGTCTTTCCTGTTCCACGAGGACCCGAAAATAGATAGGCGTGGGACATCCGTCCCTCCATCAATGCATTTTGGATCGTGCGGGTGATATGCGCTTGTCCAACGACCTCATCGAATCGTTGCGGACGGTACACGCGGTATAGTGCTTGATAGGCCAAGTTTGCGCCTCCTCTTTTTAAGTTCCTCATTCTATTTTACCTAAAAAAGTCTACAACCGAAACCGGCTGTAGACTTGTCTTTAAAAATTAAACTGCCGCGCACCATATTCTGAAATATGTTCAACATGCGTTACTCACGCAGCCTGCTCAGTCCAAGCACCCCTGCAACACACAGAGAGCACCACTTAAGGCTGCTTCCTTCCGGACCTGACCTGGTTCATGGGTATCTGTTGCGCAGGACTCAAACGTCAACGCTACTTACGTGAGGCAGACCACACCAATCATATCCCTCGACATGGAATTCAGTCTCGCTATAGCGGATTGCGAGTGACAGGGAACCGCTACATCCCCACCTAGCACGGCAAATGGTTTATCGATTTTTAGTGGCACCTTGTTTCAGTGCTTTTTCATTATACTGTTTCATCTGGTGTGATGCAACCCATTGCCCGCTTTCGTGCTTTCTTTTTCGCACGTAGTTCCCGAAAGAACGTCGTCAACATTTCACCACACTCTTTTTCTAATATACCGCTTGTCAGTTGCGAGACGTGATTGAACCGATCGTCTTGCACTAGATTCATCAACGTTCCGCAACATCCACCCTTCGGATCAACAGCACCAAAAATAACATGTTCGATCCGCGATAACATGATGGCCCCTGCACACATCGGACACGGTTCGAGAGTCACGTACAACTCACATCCTTCAAGTCGCCAGTTTCCGAGCTTTCGACATGCTTCTTCAATTGCGATCAACTCGGCATGTGCCGTCGCCTGTTGATCCGTTTCCCGGTGATTGTAACCAGTCGCGATGACTTCATCGTTTTTGATGATGACACATCCAATTGGAACTTCTCCAATCTTTTCTGCCTTTTTTGCCTCTTCGATTGCAAGACGCATGTAGTGTTCCTGTCGTTCCATCGATGATACTCCTCACTCTAAAAAAATTCTCCTTTTGAAACTTCAGCAAGTCGTACTTCTTTGTGCTAAAATATAAATTGCACTTTGCTGAACGGAGGGTCATTGTATATGTTCATAACGGTTGAAGGACCGATTGGTGTAGGCAAAACATCACTTGCGAACGCCATCAGTCACCATTTCTCTTTTTCTATGTTACGCGAAATCGTCGAAGAAAATCCCTTTCTTGGAAAGTTCTATGAAGATATCGAAGAATGGAGCTTCCAGACGGAAATGTTCTTCTTGTGCAATCGCTTCAAACAACTCGATGATATCGAACGTCATTACCTCAGTAAACAACGCTCTGTCGTTGCTGATTACCATATCTTTAAGAACTTGATCTTTGCACACCGCTCTCTCAAGGTAGAGCATCTCGAGAAGTACCAACAAATCTATTCGATCCTGACGACGGACATGCCAAAACCGGATGCTGTCATCTACTTGAACGCAAGCATCGACACCTTGATGAAACGTGTTGCGCTGCGCGGACGAGAAATCGAAGAAAATATGTCACGTGCTTATCTCGAACAATTGGCAGAGGATTACGAGACATTCGTCACGGAATATCAAGCTAAACATCCGGAAGTCAAAATCATCCGTTTCGATGGGGATGCACTCGACTTCGTCAAGCGACCGGAAGATCTCGAGTACGTCTTGACGACAATCCGGAACGAATTATATGAAGGAGCGAACCACGCATGAACTTGAAGCTACGCGAAAAATACAACATCCCGGCAGATGCCGTCATTACGATCGGCGGTATGGTTGGGATCGGTAAATCAACGATCACAAACGGATTAGCAGATGCCCTTGGTTTCCGGACGTCACTCGAAAAAGTCGATACGAATCCTTACTTGGATAAATTTTATCATGATTTCGAGCGCTGGAGCTTCCATCTCCAAATCTATTTCCTAGCTGAACGCTTCAAGGAGCAAAAGCGGATTTTCCAATACGGTGGCGGTTTCATCCAAGATCGTTCAATCTATGAAGATACAGGAATCTTCGCCAAGATGCATTTCGAAAAAGGAACGATGTCTCCAACGGACTATGAAACATATTCAAGTTTGTTTGACGCAATGGTCATGACACCATTCTTCCCACATCCGGATCTCTTAATCTATCTCGAAGGTTCGTTCGAGCAAGTTCTTGAACGAATTCGTCTTCGCGGACGTGAGATGGAGCAACAGACTCCAATCGAATATTGGGAAGAGATGTACGAACGCTATACGAACTGGATCAATAACTTCACGATCTGCCCGGTACTCCGTTTGTCGATCGATGAATACGATCTACTAAACGAGCCAGAATCCATCGACCGGATTCTTGCGAAGATTGAAAAACAACTCGAAGTTGCTCGCATTGCCAATACACGCTAACTGATCAGATCTGCCTCTTAGGTGGATCTTTTTTTGCACAAAAAAAAGGAGACGCGTCTCGCATCTCCCTCCTATTAACCAATCACTTGATTGATTTGTTTCATATGGTGTAAATCATGTTGAGTCATCGCTCCGAGGAACTGACCAATCGTCAACTCTTTGTCTTTAATGACGACTTTATCTTGCAGGCGATCTTCTGGAATCAATTCGACGGCACGACGCAATAAGTCACGGCTGACTAAAAACTCATCAATCGTCAAGATCCGCTGCTGCTCACGACTCATCTTCGCTGCTTCATCATTAACAGCTTGGCTATCCGGTGCGATGCGGAATGGTTCACCCGCGAGCAAATACGGGATACGTTCTGCGACCATGAACCGATCCCATGGTGATAAGTGACCAATGATTTCAGCAACCGTCCACTTATCTTCCGCATACGATGTCCGCCATGCTTCTTCCGAAATCTGTTCTAAATCTTTTACATATGTCATCGTCATCGCATAATGCGAAAGCAACGATTCTTTTGTTTGTTCGTTCATTTCGTCCACCTCTTCTTCGTTTTTCACGTAGGCAACCATAGCATGCACGAAGAAATTGATGCAACAAAAAAGCACCTCACAATGGAGATGCTTTATAAAAAGCGGAGTCGGTGGGATTCGAACCCACGCGAGCCTTGCGACCCCTAACGGATTTCGAGTCCGTCCCCTTCAGCCGGACTTGGGTACGACTCCATGATTATTGTTATTTTTGGGTAAAAAAAAAGAAGTGGAGGAGGCGGTGGGATTCGAACCCACGCACGGCTTTCGCCGCCTGACGGTTTTCAAGACCGTTCTCTTAAACCACTTGAGTACGCCTCCAAGCTATAAAACATGCATGTCGTTGTCAAAAAATAAAAATGGAGGAGGCGGTGGGATTCGAACCCACGCACGGCTTTCGCCGCCTGACGGTTTTCAAGACCGTTCTCTTAAACCACTTGAGTACGCCTCCGTACTTCTCATAACACTGTTATGATTCGGTTGTTTTCCTGACATTAATTATGATAGCATCTGGCTTTTACCGTGTAAAGCCCTTTTCTAAAAAAACTTTTTTAAAAGTAAAAAGGGGGGATCGCCCCCTTTTTAACTTAAGGTTGAATCACTTCAAGACCACCCATGTATGGACGAAGCACTTCTGGAATAACAACTGATCCATCCGCTTGCTGGTAGTTCTCTAAGATCGCAGCAACTGTCCGACCGACTGCAAGAGCAGAACCGTTTAATGTATGAACGAACTCTGGCTTCGCGTTCGCTTCGCGGCGGAAACGAATTTGCGCCCGGCGTGCTTGGAAATCTTCAAAGTTTGAACAAGAAGAGATTTCACGGTAAACGCCTTGGCTTGGCATCCAAACTTCGATATCGTATTTCTTCGCAGCTGTAAATCCGAGATCGGCTGTACACATGCTCAATACTTGGTACGGAAGCTTCAGCTTTTTCAAGACTGTTTCTGCTTGCCCTGTTAACAATTCAAGTTGCTCGTAAGACTCTTCTGGTTTAACGAAACGAACGAGCTCAACTTTATTGAATTGATGCTGGCGAATCAATCCACGTGTATCGCGTCCAGCAGAACCGGCTTCTGAACGGAAACATTGGCTGTATGCTGCATAGCCGATTGGTAACTGATCTGCCGTTAAGATTTCTTCACGATGCATGTTCGTAACAGGAACTTCTGCAGTTGGTACGAGGAAGTAGTTCGTTTCTTCAATCTTAAACGCATCCTCTTCGAACTTCGGCAGTTGACCTGTTCCTGTCATTGAATCGCGGTTGACCATGAGTGGTGGCAAGATTTCTGTGTATCCGTGCTGATCTTGGTGAAGATCCATCATGAAGTTGATCAATGCCCGCTCAAGACGTGCACCGGCACCACGATAAAAGACGAAGCGGCTACCCGTGACTTTTCCGGCACGCTCGACATCGACAATTTTCAATTGCTCCATCAAGTCCCAATGTGGAACTGCTTCGAAGTCAAACGCTGGTTTGTCACCGACTTCACGTAAGACGACATTGTCATCTTCAGAAGAACCGACGGGTACGCTGTCATGTGGAATATTCGGGATACCAAGGAGAAGCTGATTTAATGTCGCTTCAACGTCACGTAACTCTTCATCAAGTGTCTTGATCTCATCCCCGACACTGCGCATCGCGACGATTGCTTCATCTGCATTTTCTTTATTGCGTTTGAGTTCAGCGATTTTTTTCGTCGCTTCATTTCGTTCTGCTTTCAAGACTTCCGTCCGCGCAATTAACTCTCGGCGTTTTTCATCGAGCGCGAGGAAACGGTTCATGTCCGTTAAGTCCTCTCCTCGGTGCGCTAACTTTTCTTGAATGGCGTCAAAATCTTGGCGTAATCGTTTAATATCAATCATTTGTAATTCCTCCTTTATGTCATAAAAAAAGGCGACTCGTCTCTTTCCGGTATTTCTACCGAAAAGGGACGAATCACCTGGATCCGCGTTGCCACCCTCATTGCTAGACACATCTAGCCAACTTAAGACGCGATAACGGGCGTACCCGCACCTTGTTCGCAAGGTGTGCGATCCGGCTCGATTCAATCCATCGATCTGACTAGTTCACACCACCCACTAGCTCTCTTAAC
This region includes:
- a CDS encoding YbaB/EbfC family nucleoid-associated protein — translated: MRGMGNMNNMMKQMQKMQKDMAKAQEELKDLTVTGTAGGEMVSVVADGHKNIVDVIIKEEVVDPDDVEMIQDLVLAATNDALKKVDELVSSKMGKFTQGMNLPGMF
- the tadA gene encoding tRNA adenosine(34) deaminase TadA is translated as MERQEHYMRLAIEEAKKAEKIGEVPIGCVIIKNDEVIATGYNHRETDQQATAHAELIAIEEACRKLGNWRLEGCELYVTLEPCPMCAGAIMLSRIEHVIFGAVDPKGGCCGTLMNLVQDDRFNHVSQLTSGILEKECGEMLTTFFRELRAKKKARKRAMGCITPDETV
- a CDS encoding DinB family protein encodes the protein MNEQTKESLLSHYAMTMTYVKDLEQISEEAWRTSYAEDKWTVAEIIGHLSPWDRFMVAERIPYLLAGEPFRIAPDSQAVNDEAAKMSREQQRILTIDEFLVSRDLLRRAVELIPEDRLQDKVVIKDKELTIGQFLGAMTQHDLHHMKQINQVIG
- the serS gene encoding serine--tRNA ligase, translating into MIDIKRLRQDFDAIQEKLAHRGEDLTDMNRFLALDEKRRELIARTEVLKAERNEATKKIAELKRNKENADEAIVAMRSVGDEIKTLDEELRDVEATLNQLLLGIPNIPHDSVPVGSSEDDNVVLREVGDKPAFDFEAVPHWDLMEQLKIVDVERAGKVTGSRFVFYRGAGARLERALINFMMDLHQDQHGYTEILPPLMVNRDSMTGTGQLPKFEEDAFKIEETNYFLVPTAEVPVTNMHREEILTADQLPIGYAAYSQCFRSEAGSAGRDTRGLIRQHQFNKVELVRFVKPEESYEQLELLTGQAETVLKKLKLPYQVLSMCTADLGFTAAKKYDIEVWMPSQGVYREISSCSNFEDFQARRAQIRFRREANAKPEFVHTLNGSALAVGRTVAAILENYQQADGSVVIPEVLRPYMGGLEVIQP
- the recR gene encoding recombination mediator RecR — translated: MQYPEAISRLIESFTKLPGIGPKTAVRLAFHVLDMEEDDVLMFGKALVSAKRDIAYCSVCGNITDQDPCYVCTDKHRNRTIVCVVQDSRDVIAMEKMRDYQGLYHVLHGAISPMEGIGPEDINVSSLLTRLQADEEITEIILATNPNIEGEATAMYLSRLLKPTGIRITRIAHGLPVGGDLEYADEVTLSRAMEGRREL
- a CDS encoding YaaL family protein, giving the protein MSWFRKKIRNEYDQRLLEELAKAKEDYLMKRHLLEISYDDYGDLEAQMKLAESLYFFYISEAKRRRVSLMMK
- the dnaX gene encoding DNA polymerase III subunit gamma/tau, yielding MAYQALYRVYRPQRFDEVVGQAHITRTIQNALMEGRMSHAYLFSGPRGTGKTSLAKIIAKAINCEHAPVKEPCNTCPTCLAITEGSSPDVFEIDAASNNGVDEIREIRDKVKYPPSEAAYKVYIIDEVHMLSTGAFNALLKTLEEPPAHAIFILATTEPHKIPATIISRCQRFDVKRHEVDQLVERMQYILKDQSIDYSDTALRLIARAADGGMRDALSLLDQAVAFSNGDLNDAAVLEVTGAVEDEALLNIARALHEHQVDQLLQTLETMQRAGKDLKRFVEDLVFFYRDTLLLKASPTAVDLLERARPTDEFKQFVESIEAETCFTIIDQLHDCQQQMRLTNHPRVLVEIAFIQIAEQGRTTGQIVQSLQQEVREMKEQMHQWKSNGVPAQEATTPQAQPKRKQGRPTVRIAKERIRQMLGRAEKAQLREIQERWDHILKWILKEDGPIYSLLHESKPVLCSADTLLIEFDDGKGWHFEQVMTNERTRFVIEEALYEVCGVKREILAILSKDWHELKAEFVAKRNSSSIEEKETKQESESDQLLSETLGRFGDIVEFED
- a CDS encoding deoxynucleoside kinase, whose product is MFITVEGPIGVGKTSLANAISHHFSFSMLREIVEENPFLGKFYEDIEEWSFQTEMFFLCNRFKQLDDIERHYLSKQRSVVADYHIFKNLIFAHRSLKVEHLEKYQQIYSILTTDMPKPDAVIYLNASIDTLMKRVALRGREIEENMSRAYLEQLAEDYETFVTEYQAKHPEVKIIRFDGDALDFVKRPEDLEYVLTTIRNELYEGANHA
- a CDS encoding deoxynucleoside kinase, with amino-acid sequence MNLKLREKYNIPADAVITIGGMVGIGKSTITNGLADALGFRTSLEKVDTNPYLDKFYHDFERWSFHLQIYFLAERFKEQKRIFQYGGGFIQDRSIYEDTGIFAKMHFEKGTMSPTDYETYSSLFDAMVMTPFFPHPDLLIYLEGSFEQVLERIRLRGREMEQQTPIEYWEEMYERYTNWINNFTICPVLRLSIDEYDLLNEPESIDRILAKIEKQLEVARIANTR